Proteins encoded in a region of the Vicia villosa cultivar HV-30 ecotype Madison, WI linkage group LG5, Vvil1.0, whole genome shotgun sequence genome:
- the LOC131601229 gene encoding large ribosomal subunit protein eL37x translates to MGKGTGSFGKRRNKTHTLCVRCGRRSFHLQKSRCSACAYPAARVRKYNWSVKAIRRKTTGTGRMRYLRNVPRRFKSGFREGTEAAPRKKGAAASA, encoded by the exons ATG GGTAAGGGAACAGGTAGTTTCGGTAAGAGAAGGAACAAGACCCACACACTTTGCGTCAGGTGTGGCCGTCGCAGTTTCCATCTCCAGAAGAGTCGCTGCTCAGCATGTGCTTACCCAGCTGCACGTGTGAGGAAAT ATAACTGGAGTGTTAAGGCTATTAGGAGAAAGACTACCGGGACTGGTAGGATGAGGTACTTGCGTAACGTGCCTCGCAGATTCAAGAGTGGATTCAGAGAAG GTACTGAAGCTGCACCCAGGAAGAAGGGAGCTGCTGCTTCTGCCTAA
- the LOC131601226 gene encoding uncharacterized protein LOC131601226, translated as MDHTKKEEQNPKFSAFPFKPYSIQIDFMNALYQSLNQGGISMLESPTGTGKTMSVICSALQWVLDRRRREEEEKAAGFVNGKSQGSDDEPDWMRDFVAKNDDKQFKEEKRKNKKEKFRSVLGKSGNDVKKGNNGDLKKKIDGVGDNEEEFLLEEYESEDEKARGDGSSAASKRKVSISSFSSSSEDESDDDDEDDGEEKRFKVYFCSRTHSQLSQFVKELRKTVFADEMGVVSLGSRKNLCINKEVLAIGNSAGVNERCLELQKKKKNDASKVKNLKLGTGSHRTKASSGCPMLRKHRLQREFRNEVSQQGPLDIEDLANLGRTMGTCPYYGSRSLVQKVDLVVLPYQSLLSKSSREALGLNLKSNVVIIDEAHNLADSLISMYDSKITLSQLENVHRHVERYFVRFRNLLGPANRRYIQTLMVLINEFLRVLLNEKDENLIDSRPDIEQASEERKASDFTMTINDFLFELNIDNINLVKLLKYIKESHIMHKVSGYGEKLATLEKASTLNIAGDHGEDGSCQSAFQALADMLLSLVNKDSDGRIIISRSSSTSFRKQGQGYIKYVMLSAEKIFSEIVDEAHAVVLVGGTLQPIEETRERLFPGLPQDQLHFFSCGHIVPPESIMPIAVSRGPTGRSFDFSYSSRSSADMMRELGLLLCNLVSVVPQGIVVFFPSFDYESRVYENWESSGILERITKKKRVFREPRNNMDVESVLKEYKDTIYTPSSVNSEANQASHTGAVLLAVVGAKLSEGINLSDGMGRCILMVGLPYASPSDIELLERIKHIDGFRNSKSLKKPASSASYDVYGGDIQGGFGILRSCSHRGKEYYENLCMKAVNQSIGRAIRHINDYATILLVDTRYASDSSKRSFTHPTTKLPNWIKDRLISSKNYGEVHRLLSQFFKLKKTCCQ; from the exons ATGGATCACACTAAGAAAGAAGAACAGAACCCTAAATTCTCAGCATTCCCTTTCAAACCCTACTCCATCCAAATCGATTTCATGAACGCACTCTATCAATCTCTCAACCAAGGCGGCATCTCCATGCTAGAAAGCCCAACCG GTACTGGAAAAACCATGAGTGTAATCTGTAGTGCTTTGCAATGGGTACTGGATCGACGGCGacgggaagaagaagaaaaagctgCAGGGTTTGTGAATGGGAAGAGTCAAGGCTCAGATGATGAACCTGATTGGATGAGAGATTTTGTAGCAAAAAATGATGATAAGCAATTCAAAGaggaaaaaagaaagaataagaAGGAAAAATTTAGGTCTGTGTTAGGAAAATCTGGTAATGATGTTAAAAAAGGTAATAATGGTGACTTGAAGAAGAAAATTGATGGGGTGGGTGATAATGAAGAGGAGTTTTTGCTTGAAGAGTACGAGAGTGAAGATGAGAAAGCTCGTGGTGATGGTAGTAGTGCAGCGTCTAAGAGGAAAGTGAGTATAAGTAGTTTTAGTTCTTCGAGTGAAGATGAGTCTGATGATGACGATGAGGATGATGGAGAGGAGAAGAGGTTTAAGGTTTATTTTTGTAGTAGGACGCATTCGCAGCTTTCGCAGTTTGTAAAGGAGTTGAGGAAGACGGTGTTTGCTGATGAGATGGGAGTTGTGAGTTTAGGTTCCAGGAAGAATCTTTGTATCAACAAAG AAGTGCTTGCAATTGGAAACTCTGCAGGTGTAAATGAGCGATGCTTGGAactccaaaagaaaaagaaaaacgatGCATCAAAAGTAAAG AACTTAAAATTAGGTACAGGATCACACAGAACAAAAGCCTCCTCCGGCTGCCCAATGCTTAGGAAACATAGACTGCAACGAGAATTCAGGAATGAGGTATCTCAGCAAGGGCCTTTGGATATTGAAGATCTTGCTAACCTTGGAAGAACTATGGGAACTTGTCCATACTATGGCTCTAGAAGCTTGGTTCAGAAAGTTGATCTTGTGGTCCTACCTTATCaatctcttctttcaaaatcaTCTCGTGAAGCACTTGGTCTAAATTTGAAATCCAACGTTGTTATAATAGACGAGGCTCATAATTTGGCTGATTCACTCATCAGCATGTATGACTCTAAAATTACTTTGTCACAG CTAGAAAATGTGCATCGCCATGTCGAGCGGTACTTTGTGAGATTCCGGAACCTTTTGGGACCTGCTAATAGGAGATATATTCAAACTCTGATGGTCCTCATAAATGAATTTCTCAGAGTACTACtcaatgaaaaagatgaaaatctcATAGATTCACGTCCAGATATAGAACAGGCTTCTGAAGAAAGAAAAGCCTCTGATTTTACTATGACCATCaatgattttttatttgaacTAAATATAGACAATATCAACTTAGTCAAATTGCTAAAGTACATAAAGGAAAGTCATATCATGCACAAG GTTAGTGGCTATGGAGAAAAGCTGGCTACATTGGAGAAGGCATCAACACTTAATATAGCAGGGGACCACGGTGAAGATGGAAGCTGTCAGTCTGCTTTCCAGGCATTAGCCGACATGTTGCTATCACTTGTAAATAAGGACAGTGATGGAAGGATAATAATTTCCAGGTCTAGTTCAACAAGCTTCAGGAAACAAGGTCAAGGATATATTAAATATGTTATGCTCAGCGCAGAGAAGATTTTCTCCGAG ATTGTAGATGAAGCACATGCCGTTGTGTTAGTAGGAGGAACACTTCAGCCAATAGAAGAGACAAGGGAGAGACTTTTTCCAGGGTTACCACAAGATCAGTTGCATTTCTTTTCTTGTGGTCATATTGTCCCTCCTGAGAGCATTATGCCAATTGCAGTTTCCCGTGGGCCTACCGGCCGCTCCTTTGATTTTAGCTACAGCTCCAGGAGCTCAGCAGACATG ATGCGAGAACTAGGTCTTTTGTTATGCAACTTGGTTTCTGTTGTTCCCCAAGGAATTGTAGTTTTCTTcccttcttttgattatgaaagtAGAGTCTATGAAAACTGGGAGTCTTCTGGCATCCTCGAAAGGATTACAAAGAAGAAACGTGTCTTTAGAGAGCCTAGAAATAATATGGATGTTGAATCTGTTCTCAAGGAATACAAAGATACCATTTATACCCCATCAAGTGTGAATTCAGAAGCGAATCAAGCATCTCATACTGGTGCAGTACTTCTTGCTGTTGTTGGTGCAAAGTTATCCGAAGGGATCAACTTGAGTGATGGAATGGGTCGGTGCATACTCATGGTTGGTCTGCCATATGCTAGCCCTTCtgacattgagttattggagagaATAAAGCATATTGATGGTTTTAGAAATTCCAAGTCCCTTAAAAAGCCTGCATCTTCTGCTAGTTACGATGTATATGGTGGAGATATACAGGGTGGTTTTGGTATATTAAGAAGTTGCAGTCACAGGGGAAAAGAGTATTACGAGAATCTCTGCATGAAGGCTGTAAATCAATCAATAG GCAGAGCAATTCGTCACATCAATGACTATGCAACTATTTTATTGGTTGACACAAGGTATGCATCTGATTCATCAAAAAGGAGCTTTACTCACCCAACCACCAAGCTACCTAACTGGATAAAAGACCGCCTTATTTCTTCTAAAAACTACGGGGAAGTGCATAGGTTGCTGAGTCAGTTTTTCAAACTCAAAAAGACATGTTGCCAATAG
- the LOC131604083 gene encoding putative Peroxidase 48: MTPLILPKLTLMLLVLSLLLSFDQHNHTTTNNNNNTTFNLINTIPIHSFSGGSVSLSAINNHYSQSLLQYDFYRDSCPHAERIVRSTIHRLHKSTPSLIPAIIRLAFHDCFIQGCDASILLDDDDYIDSEKESPLNGNLKGFDVIETIKSNLEEACPGIVSCADIVVLAARDCVVLAGGPFYPLNTGRRDGSNSFADIATDELPSPYADLSQIIASFKSRGFDEREMVTLLGAHNIGVIHCKFFKNRLYNFSGTNEPDPSLDTEFLNVLRSRCNETDAMSTSTSAYASHASPSSLIEEQQEITMDSEKSVSNFGMLYYRSLLHSKGILYADQQLMEGEKTKYWVHKYASNPSLFHQDFAMAMMKLSDLQVLTMPMGQIRRSCSKVA; encoded by the exons atgACGCCATTGATACTACCCAAGCTCACTCTCATGCTTCTTGTACTATCCCTTTTACTCTCTTTCGATCAACACaaccacaccaccaccaacaacaacaacaacaccacatTCAATCTCATCAACACCATTCCCATACACTCTTTTTCCGGCGGTTCAGTTTCTTTATCAGCAATCAACAATCATTACtctcaatctcttcttcaatatGATTTCTACCGCGATTCGTGTCCTCACGCTGAACGCATCGTTCGCTCTACGATTCATCGGCTTCATAAAAGTACTCCTTCTTTGATTCCTGCGATTATTCGTCTCGCTTTTCATGACTGCTTCATTCAG GGATGTGATGCTTCTATTTTGTTAGATGATGATGATTACATTGATTCAGAGAAAGAGTCGCCTCTGAATGGAAATCTCAAAGGATTCGATGTAATAGAAACGATAAAATCCAATCTCGAAGAAGCGTGTCCGGGAATTGTTTCTTGTGCTGATATTGTTGTACTTGCTGCAAGAGATTGTGTTGTTCTG GCTGGTGGTCCATTCTATCCTTTGAATACAGGCAGGAGGGATGGTTCCAATTCTTTTGCCGACATTGCAACAGATGAGCTTCCTTCACCCTATGCTGATTTATCTCAAATCATTGCATCCTTCAAATCAAGGGGATTTGATGAAAGAGAAATGGTCACTCTCTTAGGTGCCCATAACATTGGTGTAATCCACTGCAAATTTTTCAAAAACCGTCTCTATAACTTCAGCGGAACTAACGAACCTGACCCTTCTTTGGATACTGAATTTCTAAATGTACTAAGATCAAGATGCAATGAAACTGATGCAATGTCCACTTCAACATCAGCATATGCATCTCATGCCTCACCTTCTTCCTTAATTGAAGAGCAACAGGAAATCACTATGGACTCTGAGAAATCTGTGTCGAATTTCGGGATGTTATACTACCGCAGCCTATTGCACAGTAAAGGAATCCTCTATGCTGATCAGCAGCTAATGGAAGGGGAAAAAACCAAGTATTGGGTTCATAAATATGCATCTAATCCTAGTTTGTTCCATCAGGATTTTGCCATGGCAATGATGAAACTCTCGGATCTCCAGGTTTTGACAATGCCTATGGGACAGATTCGACGCAGCTGTTCAAAAGTTGCATGA
- the LOC131601227 gene encoding uncharacterized protein LOC131601227 encodes MVQVRKTIHKTKSFFHKSLKNFRSFFSGGYQKLPRSLSFSPFLCNIDNAKACTSDQFYNEFYDLLQSDLSTMKVFGSNNSTKSMLKEPAMEDAVINGNFMCFAKKSPQKNTHDVIEKEKMNKSSSSQSPLKKKGAHVLAQKMKELDMMDSGDLEHVLDIEEALHYYSRLKSPVYLDIVDKFFTEINSEFIVPQRSISFKNSKERLAPIQLLKR; translated from the coding sequence ATGGTGCAGGTAAGAAAAACCATTCACAAGACCAAAAGTTTCTTTCACAAAAGTCTCAAAAACTTCAGGTCTTTTTTCTCTGGAGGGTACCAAAAACTTCCAAGATCTCTTTCCTTCAGTCCATTCCTTTGTAACATTGACAATGCAAAAGCTTGCACAAGCGACCAATTCTACAACGAGTTCTATGATCTCTTGCAGTCCGATCTCAGCACAATGAAGGTGTTCGGTAGCAATAACAGCACCAAATCAATGTTAAAAGAGCCTGCAATGGAAGATGCTGTAATAAATGGAAACTTCATGTGTTTCGCAAAGAAAAGTCCACAAAAGAATACTCATGATGTCATAGAAAAAGAGAAGATGAATAAAAGTAGCTCGTCGCAATCACCACTGAAGAAAAAGGGAGCTCATGTCTTGGCACAAAAGATGAAGGAGTTGGATATGATGGATTCAGGTGATCTCGAACATGTACTAGACATAGAAGAAGCACTTCACTACTATTCTCGCCTTAAAAGTCCGGTTTATTTAGACATTGTGGATAAGTTTTTCACTGAAATAAATTCGGAGTTTATTGTTCCACAGCGCTCTATCAGCTTCAAAAACTCAAAGGAAAGACTTGCTCCAATTCAGTTACTTAAAAGATAA